Proteins from one Telopea speciosissima isolate NSW1024214 ecotype Mountain lineage chromosome 1, Tspe_v1, whole genome shotgun sequence genomic window:
- the LOC122664793 gene encoding lysophospholipid acyltransferase LPEAT2-like isoform X1, which produces MAGDCLKAPLLDSEHLRDASNEAEVIVNINGYDRSTIQSFSKSNNHAGHEEQAKVIEDQNPFDFIGAGSFSVPPLTTIDPFRNNTPNIEALYEWLKILVCIPIAIVRLILFGLCVAVGYIATKCALQGWKDKQSPMPKWRCRIMWITRICSRSILFSFGYHWIKRIGRPAPRETAPIVVSNHVSYIDPIFFFYELFPTIVSSESHDAMPFVGTIIRAMQVIYVNRFSASSRSHAVSEIKRKASCNDFPRVLLFPEGTTTNGRVLITFQLGAFIPGYPIQPIVVRYPHVHFDQSWGNISLAKSMFRMFTQFHNFMEIEYLPIVSPLQNQKESAAHFAERTSYTMASALNVVQTSHSYLDSLLVTEALKSKQEKASTYMVEISKSFNISTSEAMDFLDKFLSMNPDPSGRVKIHDFLRVLRLRASPLSQKIFGYLDVEKQGSVTFRQFFFGSVHILKRPFFWQACESAFTKFDGQGSIYVSQQQLQDSLKMALPGLSEEEVGELFNIFDTDSDGRVSKEDFMTCLRRNPLLIALFCHGSASEGLLQREGNLEVV; this is translated from the exons ATGGCCGGAGATTGCCTGAAAGCTCCTCTTCTGGACTCGGAGCATCTCAGAGACGCATCTAACGAAGCCGAAGTTATAGTTAACATCAACGGCTACGATCGGTCCACCATTCAAAGCTTCTCTAAGAGCAACAACCATGCCGGCCATGAGGAACAGGCGAAGGTCATTGAGGATCAGAATCCCTTCGATTTTATCGGTGCCGGAAGTTTCTCCGTGCCTCCGCTAACGACGATCGATCCGTTTCGGAACAACACCCCCAACATCGAAGCGTTGTACGAATGGCTGAAGATTTTGGTGTGCATTCCGATTGCGATTGTTCGGCTTATCTTGTTTGGGCTGTGCGTTGCGGTGGGATACATCGCCACAAAATGTGCTCTACAGGGTTGGAAGGACAAGCAGAGTCCCATGCCCAAGTGGAggtgtaggatcatgtggatcaCTCGCATCTGTTCTCgttccattctcttctctttcgg ATATCACTGGATTAAGCGAATAGGAAGACCCGCTCCAAGGGAGACAGCTCCTATTGTTGTATCTAATCATGTATCATACATTGatcccattttctttttctatgaaTTATTTCCAACCATTGTTTCTTCTGAGTCACATGATGCGATGCCCTTTGTCGGAACAATCATCAGAGCAATGCAG GTTATTTACGTTAATAGGTTTTCAGCATCATCAAGGTCACATGCTGTTAGTGAAATAAAG AGAAAAGCTTCATGCAATGACTTTCCTCGCGTTCTATTGTTTCCTGAGGGTACCACAACTAATGGGAGGGTCCTTATTACTTTCCAACTTGGTGCATTCATTCCTGGTTATCCAATCCAGCCAATAGTTGTTCGTTATCCACATGTGCACTTTGATCAGTCTTG GGGGAATATTTCTTTGGCAAAGAGCATGTTCAGAATGTTCACCCAATTTCACAATTTCATGGAG ATTGAATACCTTCCCATTGTTTCACCTCTTCAGAACCAAAAAGAAAGTGCTGCCCATTTTGCTGAAAGG ACCAGCTACACTATGGCAAGTGCACTCAATGTTGTACAAACATCTCATTCTTATTTGGATTCATTGCTTGTAACAGAAGCCTTGAAGTCAAAACAG GAGAAAGCTTCAACTTATATGGTGGAAATATCTAAG TCATTTAACATAAGCACATCAGAAGCTATGGATTTTCTGGATAAGTTCCTTTCTATGAATCCAGACCCTAG TGGGCGTGTCAAAATCCATGACTTCTTGAGGGTTCTAAGGCTGAGAGCAAGTCCTCTTTCTCAGAAG ATCTTTGGATATCTGGATGTGGAAAAGCAGGGATCAGTTACATTTAGACAG TTCTTTTTTGGATCAGTGCATATCCTAAAACGGCCATTTTTCTGGCAAGCCTGTGAATCAGCTTTCACTAAATTTGATGGCCAAGGATCTATTTATGTATCACAACAACAG TTACAAGATTCCCTTAAGATGGCACTGCCAGGTCTGAGTGAAGAGGAG GTTGGAGAATTGTTCAATATATTCGATACTGATAGTGATGGAAGGGTTAGCAAAGAGGATTTTATGACTTGCTTAAGAAGAAACCCATTGCTAATAGCCCTTTTCTGTCATGGTTCAGCATCCGAGGGCTTATTGCAGAGGGAAGGGAACCTGGAGGTTGTGTGA
- the LOC122664793 gene encoding lysophospholipid acyltransferase LPEAT2-like isoform X2, with amino-acid sequence MAGDCLKAPLLDSEHLRDASNEAEVIVNINGYDRSTIQSFSKSNNHAGHEEQAKVIEDQNPFDFIGAGSFSVPPLTTIDPFRNNTPNIEALYEWLKILVCIPIAIVRLILFGLCVAVGYIATKCALQGWKDKQSPMPKWRCRIMWITRICSRSILFSFGYHWIKRIGRPAPRETAPIVVSNHVSYIDPIFFFYELFPTIVSSESHDAMPFVGTIIRAMQVIYVNRFSASSRSHAVSEIKRKASCNDFPRVLLFPEGTTTNGRVLITFQLGAFIPGYPIQPIVVRYPHVHFDQSWGNISLAKSMFRMFTQFHNFMEIEYLPIVSPLQNQKESAAHFAERTSYTMASALNVVQTSHSYLDSLLVTEALKSKQEKASTYMVEISKSFNISTSEAMDFLDKFLSMNPDPSGRVKIHDFLRVLRLRASPLSQKIFGYLDVEKQGSVTFRQFFFGSVHILKRPFFWQACESAFTKFDGQGSIYVSQQQLQDSLKMALPGLSEEVGELFNIFDTDSDGRVSKEDFMTCLRRNPLLIALFCHGSASEGLLQREGNLEVV; translated from the exons ATGGCCGGAGATTGCCTGAAAGCTCCTCTTCTGGACTCGGAGCATCTCAGAGACGCATCTAACGAAGCCGAAGTTATAGTTAACATCAACGGCTACGATCGGTCCACCATTCAAAGCTTCTCTAAGAGCAACAACCATGCCGGCCATGAGGAACAGGCGAAGGTCATTGAGGATCAGAATCCCTTCGATTTTATCGGTGCCGGAAGTTTCTCCGTGCCTCCGCTAACGACGATCGATCCGTTTCGGAACAACACCCCCAACATCGAAGCGTTGTACGAATGGCTGAAGATTTTGGTGTGCATTCCGATTGCGATTGTTCGGCTTATCTTGTTTGGGCTGTGCGTTGCGGTGGGATACATCGCCACAAAATGTGCTCTACAGGGTTGGAAGGACAAGCAGAGTCCCATGCCCAAGTGGAggtgtaggatcatgtggatcaCTCGCATCTGTTCTCgttccattctcttctctttcgg ATATCACTGGATTAAGCGAATAGGAAGACCCGCTCCAAGGGAGACAGCTCCTATTGTTGTATCTAATCATGTATCATACATTGatcccattttctttttctatgaaTTATTTCCAACCATTGTTTCTTCTGAGTCACATGATGCGATGCCCTTTGTCGGAACAATCATCAGAGCAATGCAG GTTATTTACGTTAATAGGTTTTCAGCATCATCAAGGTCACATGCTGTTAGTGAAATAAAG AGAAAAGCTTCATGCAATGACTTTCCTCGCGTTCTATTGTTTCCTGAGGGTACCACAACTAATGGGAGGGTCCTTATTACTTTCCAACTTGGTGCATTCATTCCTGGTTATCCAATCCAGCCAATAGTTGTTCGTTATCCACATGTGCACTTTGATCAGTCTTG GGGGAATATTTCTTTGGCAAAGAGCATGTTCAGAATGTTCACCCAATTTCACAATTTCATGGAG ATTGAATACCTTCCCATTGTTTCACCTCTTCAGAACCAAAAAGAAAGTGCTGCCCATTTTGCTGAAAGG ACCAGCTACACTATGGCAAGTGCACTCAATGTTGTACAAACATCTCATTCTTATTTGGATTCATTGCTTGTAACAGAAGCCTTGAAGTCAAAACAG GAGAAAGCTTCAACTTATATGGTGGAAATATCTAAG TCATTTAACATAAGCACATCAGAAGCTATGGATTTTCTGGATAAGTTCCTTTCTATGAATCCAGACCCTAG TGGGCGTGTCAAAATCCATGACTTCTTGAGGGTTCTAAGGCTGAGAGCAAGTCCTCTTTCTCAGAAG ATCTTTGGATATCTGGATGTGGAAAAGCAGGGATCAGTTACATTTAGACAG TTCTTTTTTGGATCAGTGCATATCCTAAAACGGCCATTTTTCTGGCAAGCCTGTGAATCAGCTTTCACTAAATTTGATGGCCAAGGATCTATTTATGTATCACAACAACAG TTACAAGATTCCCTTAAGATGGCACTGCCAGGTCTGAGTGAAGAG GTTGGAGAATTGTTCAATATATTCGATACTGATAGTGATGGAAGGGTTAGCAAAGAGGATTTTATGACTTGCTTAAGAAGAAACCCATTGCTAATAGCCCTTTTCTGTCATGGTTCAGCATCCGAGGGCTTATTGCAGAGGGAAGGGAACCTGGAGGTTGTGTGA